A window from Canis lupus familiaris isolate Mischka breed German Shepherd chromosome 18, alternate assembly UU_Cfam_GSD_1.0, whole genome shotgun sequence encodes these proteins:
- the C18H11orf86 gene encoding uncharacterized protein C11orf86 homolog has protein sequence MGPEPRSQSLRRPQSSYSKLQEPWGKPLESRLRRVLSLRQGQEKSRPSNRGPERLDTPGQEGLPGGLEDTEQLIQAQQGDSRRWLKQYQQVRRRWKSFVSSFPSVTLSQPASPQPSLGTSS, from the exons ATGGGGCCAGAGCCACGCAGCCAGTCCTTGCGACGGCCACAGTCCTCCTACAGCAAGCTCCAGGAGCCCTGGGGGAAGCCTCTAGAGAGCCGACTGCGCCGGGTGCTGAGCCTCAGACAGGGGCAAGAGAAGTCCAGGCCCTCaaacagaggaccagaaaggcTGGACACACCCGGTCAGGAGGGGCTGCCAGGGGGCCTGGAGGACACAGAGCAGCTGATCCAAGCCCAGCAAGGAGACAGCCGGCGGTGGCTGAAGCAGTATCAACAG GTAAGGAGAAGGTGGAAGAGCTTTGTCTCCAGCTTCCCtagtgtgaccttgagccagccAGCCTCCCCACAGCCCTCTCTGGGCACCAGCAGCTAA